From a region of the Solanum stenotomum isolate F172 chromosome 2, ASM1918654v1, whole genome shotgun sequence genome:
- the LOC125854866 gene encoding LOW QUALITY PROTEIN: protein NETWORKED 2A-like (The sequence of the model RefSeq protein was modified relative to this genomic sequence to represent the inferred CDS: deleted 1 base in 1 codon) has product MLHRAARNAYSWWWASHIRTKQSKWLDENLQDMEEKVEYVLKIIDEDGESFAKRAEMYYRRRPELLNFIEDFFRSYRALAERFDHLSKDLQTANRTIATVYPERVQLAMEEEDGEQFYAELGPPKESNEPSKSSPAAPKLSFPKVPSFAKRNAKPSRLMSKKGLIKFNVDDEIAAARPRSGLKKSEALQEIDRLQKDILALQTEKEFIKSSYENGLAKYWEIEERVTELQSKVSSLQDEFGIGTMIEDDEARSLMTATALNSCQETLDRLQEKQKQSVEDVIVEHQKILEVLGKFETLKGKVVSRLPHPQVLSEVNKSSNQDSELKLLNRQVETSEREKHNEETVHKELVASSASSMSDLAEKVDELVDKVINLESAFSSQNAYVNRLRAETNELHSHLTKAEEEKGTLVEDSESMSQRIRQLEEELLRVQNLNERFSFDDLSEKLHNNRQDEDVKVTLSSNKVINVSGVDEAKQFQAHGAIIPGENVVGSSNEVTSKECLKKEGLKGQEDCREVVHQSLVESHLSSSTLDGQAGGTLGASQGVSGVEKAKQFQVNEANIPGADVLGISKDVSSKEGLKKEVLQEQEDCLEVDQKNLVKSHFSNDTRDGQTGITLEDNQGSGFTDKEMMMTTTTTTGKEQKFPKADLQNDQDNFIKSTVGDAADVGIEKGSDKSHGHVTDRGSDTKKNDGKVELRGTNDSANRSNFLGSAPGYDALISTDIRMGGEAKKQDIQDNLILFKGEAEKLSISDLQNDHDDSTKIGCVKDVEEVKLEKGVDKSQQVHVTDHGSPTKKNVEQKGANDLADRRDIFPSSVEDKEEKLYKANHQNHLNDFIQEAPPRDSPDVNMERGFVESESFHTSNDDLTTKRYAGKEEQARTKDAADRSHFFHIVEGKEEIFYKTHHQNHIMYCSQNSMEMKSDESYYLHVSDNESAIRRDMRMEEQAGTKDIAEKSGRLQIPPEGKEENIQNSNHPDYQYDLPANVPIRDASNAKMEKAFHESEHTHISDDSAAIREERAEELAVKDASHESLSMSSDYDSDISKDIRVGQQTRRTDFTDKFASSTSEEGRSLSNDLLQVSSSGATLDGTSKGGSNEDVHTMNPPHHDSVFFEDTEIQLEKLDYDPSNSQNYLKNIQVKGRGSTPQKSTLEKSDQSEDTRASSSGSGISITMNNKGREKVGDDHHLNMNDSKQSDDLSRRIDFKNKIESEEQNNEFSHNFIQAKQDGDFQQSNWHNQLETHSARVHVKDIPGPVPDDELEEWESILDNLPSVLSDYKRDDLHKDDLPDQGNGEDSRRQVFRTIHNELYTEQHESGTEDDQPNWRALFLNSLDDDREKILLEEYTSVLRNFKGVKMKLNDEEKKRRASHFQYVVQMKVLKNANALKDAQILSLQHRLNSLQSKDVETINFNEMPKEATLQAADMRQESTAPEDRRISDIGEDSRDIKVTDVDETHSFTTVEEKVRMDIDDLLEENIELWLRFSTSFHQLHKFQTSVQDLQDEINKVREERKQDTGLPQSLLSGIRPIYRHLREIHTELTLWLDHNAVLKDDLQNRLSSLSNILDVITRLSRSKENEPVLNAYQAAKFQGEILNMKQENNKLAGELEVGIECIRKLQNEIQSTLSNLDEELGLKKQPARPRSKIPLRSFLFGVKLKRQRPSIFSCVNPALQKQYSDL; this is encoded by the exons GAGAATCCTTTGCAAAGCGGGCTGAGATGTACTACAGGAGGAGGCCTGAGCTCTTGAACTTCATAGAAGATTTTTTCCGGAGTTACAGAGCTTTGGCAGAGAGATTTGATCATTTATCCAAAGATCTTCAGACTGCTAATCGAACCATTGCAACTGTTTACCCTGAGAGAGTTCAACTCGCGatggaagaagaagatggaGAACAATTTTATGCAGAATTAGGACCTCCTAAGGAATCAAATGAGCCTTCCAAAAGCTCACCAGCAGCCCCAAAGTTAAGTTTCCCAAAAGTTCCTTCATTTGCCAAACGAAATGCTAAACCATCAAGGTTAATGTCAAAGAAGGGGCTAATAAAGTtcaatgttgatgatgaaattGCTGCTGCTCGTCCAAGATCAGGTTTGAAAAAGTCCGAGGCACTCCAGGAAATCGATAGGCTTCAGAAGGATATTTTGGCACTTCAGACTGAGAAAGAGTTCATCAAGAGCTCATATGAAAATGGGCTAGCAAAGTATTGGGAGATCGAAGAACGGGTCACTGAGTTGCAATCAAAAGTTAGCAGCTTGCAAGATGAGTTTGGCATTGGCACAATGATCGAGGATGATGAAGCTCGGTCATTGATGACAGCCACAGCTCTGAACTCATGCCAAGAGACCTTGGATCGGTTGCAGGAAAAACAGAAGCAATCAGTGGAAGATGTTATAGTTGAGCATCAAAAGATTTTAGAGGTCCTTGGGAAATTTGAGACTCTAAAGGGAAAGGTTGTCAGTCGCCTGCCTCATCCACAAGTCCTCTCTGAAGTAAATAAGTCTTCCAATCAAGATTCGGAATTGAAGTTGCTGAACCGACAAGTGGAAACTTCTGAAAGAGAGAAGCATAATGAAGAGACAGTGCATAAGGAGCTGGTAGCTAGTTCTGCTAGTTCCATGTCTGATCTGGCAGAGAAGGTTGATGAACTTGTAGATAAAGTCATAAACTTGGAAAGTGCTTTCTCTTCCCAGAATGCATACGTAAATAGATTAAGAGCGGAGACAAATGAACTTCATTCACATCTGACCAAAGCGGAAGAGGAGAAGGGGACTTTGGTTGAAGATTCCGAGAGCATGAGCCAGAGGATCAGACAACTGGAGGAAGAACTTCTCAGGGTTCAGAATCTCAATGAAAGATTTAGTTTTGATGATCTCTCTGAGAAATTGCACAATAACAGGCAAGATGAAGATGTCAAAGTTACTTTGTCATCCAATAAAGTTATCAATGTTTCAGGAGTCGATGAGGCAAAGCAGTTTCAAGCCCATGGAGCAATCATACCTGGAGAAAATGTTGTAGGTAGCTCCAATGAGGTTACCAGTAAGGAATGTTTGAAGAAAGAAGGCCTGAAAGGACAGGAGGATTGTCGTGAAGTTGTCCATCAAAGCCTTGTTGAAAGTCACTTGAGCAGCAGTACTCTAGACGGACAGGCAGGTGGCACTTTAGGTGCTAGCCAGGGTGTTTCAGGTGTTGAAAAGGCGAAACAGTTTCAGGTCAATGAAGCAAACATTCCTGGAGCAGATGTTCTAGGTATCTCAAAAGATGTTAGTAGTAAGGAGGGTCTGAAGAAAGAAGTCTTGCAAGAACAGGAGGATTGTCTTGAAGTTGACCAGAAAAACCTTGTTAAAAGCCACTTTAGCAATGATACTCGAGATGGACAGACAGGTATAACTTTAGAAGATAACCAGGGATCAGGGTTCACAGACAAAGAGATGATGATGACCACCACTACTACCACAGGTAAAGAACAAAAGTTTCCAAAAGCCGATCTTCAGAATGACCAAGACAATTTTATCAAAAGTACCGTGGGAGATGCTGCAGATGTTGGGATAGAAAAAGGGTCTGATAAAAGTCACGGGCATGTTACAGATCGTGGTTCAGACACCAAAAAAAATGATGGAAAGGTCGAGCTAAGGGGGACAAATGACAGTGCAAACAGAAGCAATTTTCTTGGTTCTGCTCCTGGTTATGATGCACTGATCTCAACAGATATCAGAATGGGAGGGGAAGCAAAGAAACAAGATATCCAGGATAATCTCATTCTCTTCAAAGGTGAAGCTGAAAAGCTTTCCATATCCGACCTTCAGAATGACCATGACGACTCAACCAAAATTGGTTGTGTGAAGGATGTGGAAGAGGTTAAGTTAGAAAAAGGGGTTGACAAAAGTCAACAAGTACATGTTACAGATCATGGATCACCTACCAAGAAAAATGTCGAACAAAAGGGGGCAAATGATCTTGCAGACAGAAGGGACATTTTCCCCAGTTCTGTCGAAGATAAAGAAGAAAAGCTTTACAAAGCCAACCATCAGAATCATCTGAATGACTTTATACAAGAAGCTCCACCAAGGGATTCTCCAGATGTAAATATGGAGAGAGGATTTGTTGAAAGTGAAAGCTTTCATACATCAAATGATGACTTGACCACAAAAAGATATGCGGGGAAGGAAGAGCAAGCCAGGACAAAAGATGCTGCAGACAGGAGCCATTTTTTTCACATTGTTGAAggtaaagaagaaatattttacaaaaCCCACCACCAGAATCATATAATGTATTGTTCCCAAAATTCGATGGAAATGAAGTCTGATGAAAGTTAT TATCTACATGTTTCAGATAATGAATCTGCCATCAGAAGAGATATGAGAATGGAAGAGCAAGCAGGCACCAAAGATATTGCAGAGAAGAGTGGTCGTTTGCAGATTCCCCCGGAAggtaaagaagaaaatattcagAATTCCAACCATCCGGATTACCAGTATGATCTCCCTGCAAATGTTCCTATAAGGGATGCTTCTAACGCCAAGATGGAGAAGGCCTTTCATGAAAGTGAACACACACATATTTCAGATGATTCCGCAGCTATCAGAGAAGAGAGAGCGGAGGAGCTAGCAG TGAAGGATGCTTCACATGAAAGTTTGTCTATGAGTTCAGACTATGATTCAGATATCTCAAAAGACATCAGAGTTGGACAGCAAACAAGAAGAACAGACTTTACAGACAAGTTTGCTTCTTCTACAAGCGAAGAGGGGAGAAGTTTATCCAATGATCTATTGCAGGTTAGTTCATCTGGAGCAACTCTAGATGGCACTTCAAAAGGTGGATCCAATGAAGATGTTCATACAATGAATCCTCCTCATCATGATTCAGTTTTCTTTGAAGACACAGAGATACAACTTGAGAAACTGGATTATGATCCTTCCAATTCACAGAATTACCTTAAAAACATCCAGGTGAAGGGTCGAGGAAGCACTCCTCAAAAGTCCACTCTAGAAAAATCAGACCAAAGTGAAGATACAAGAGCATCCAGTAGTGGCTCAGGGATCTCAATCACTATGAACAACAAAGGTAGAGAGAAGGTAGGTGATGATCATCATCTCAATATGAATGACAGCAAGCAATCAGATGATCTTTCAAGAAGGATAGATTTCAAGAATAAAATTGAGTCGGAGGAGCAAAACAATGAGTTCTCTCACAATTTCATTCAAGCAAAGCAAGATGGTGACTTTCAACAATCCAATTGGCATAACCAACTTGAAACACATTCAGCAAGGGTCCATGTGAAGGATATTCCAGGCCCCGTCCCAGATGATGAGCTAGAAGAATGGGAAAGTATTTTAGATAATCTTCCATCTGTCTTAAGTGATTATAAGAGAGATGACCTACACAAGGATGATCTCCCAGATCAAG GGAATGGCGAAGATTCAAGGAGGCAAGTGTTCAGGACAATTCACAATGAGCTCTACACAGAACAACATGAATCTGGAACAGAGGATGACCAACCAAACTGGAGAGCACTGTTCCTAAACAGCCTGGATGATGACAGAGAGAAGATACTACTTGAGGAGTATACATCAGTTCTTAGAAATTTCAAGGGTGTGAAGATGAAGCTCAATGATGAGGAGAAGAAAAGGAGAGCGAGCCACTTCCAATATGTTGTGCAGATGAAAGTTCTAAAGAATGCTAATGCCTTGAAGGATGCACAGATTCTATCCTTACAGCATAGATTGAACTCACTTCAGTCAAAAGACGTTGAAACAATAAACTTCAATGAAATGCCCAAGGAAGCAACCTTGCAAGCTGCTGACATGAGACAGGAATCAACTGCACCAGAAGACAGAAGGATCTCAGATATTGGGGAGGATAGCAGAGATATCAAAGTTACTGATGTTGATGAAACACACTCCTTCACCACTGTTGAAGAGAAAGTACGGATGGACATTGATGATTTGCTGGAGGAAAACATAGAGTTGTGGCTTAGATTTAGCACCTCATTTCATCAACTACATAAGTTTCAAACTTCAGTTCAGGATTTAcaagatgaaataaataaagtgaGGGAAGAGCGCAAGCAAGATACAGGTCTACCACAGTCACTACTATCAGGCATCCGCCCAATCTATAGGCATCTAAGAGAGATACATACTGAGTTGACATTGTGGTTGGACCATAATGCAGTACTGAAAGATGACTTACAGAACAGGTTATCATCTCTATCTAATATTCTCGATGTGATAACAAGATTGTCAAGGTCCAAAGAGAATGAACCAGTGTTGAATGCCTATCAAGCAGCAAAGTTTCAAGGtgagattttaaacatgaagcAAGAGAACAATAAACTAGCAGGTGAACTTGAAGTAGGGATTGAATGTATTCGGAAACTTCAAAATGAGATTCAAAGCACACTGTCAAACCTGGACGAAGAACTTGGGCTGAAAAAACAACCAGCAAGGCCTCGATCCAAAATTCCCCTAAGGTCCTTCTTGTTTGGAGTAAAGTTGAAGAGGCAAAGGCCGTCCATATTTTCCTGTGTGAATCCAGCATTGCAGAAACAGTACAGTGATTTATAA